One genomic segment of Chitinophaga sancti includes these proteins:
- a CDS encoding efflux RND transporter permease subunit: protein MFSNILKRPVLSIIISVLIVFLGILGITQLPITQFPAISPVTVKVSAEYPGANGELLVKTVIIPLERAINGVPGMKYMTSDATNTGEANIQIIFNLGTDPNTASLNVQNRIAKVLNKLPPLVIREGLLTSLEQPAMLMYLNLYSKDPKTDERFLYNFADINIMPELTRLQGVGSARILGTREYSMRIWLKPDRMLAYKISSEEVMEALGNQSLEASPGKTGESSGKRSQAFEYVMKYSGRFSTKEEYENIVLRANPNGELLRLKDVADIEFGSLFYDIYSNLNGRPSAAIVVKQLYGSNASKVIEEVKAKLQELKKTTFPAGMDYAISYDVSKFLDASIEKVIHTLVEAFVLVGIVVFIFLGDWRSTLIPTLAVPVSLVGTFIFMGMFGLTMNMITLFALVLAIGIVVDNAIVVMEAVHAKMEEEHLSPYMATKKVVHEIAGAVIAITFLMVAVFVPVAFMTGPVGVFYRQFAITMAVSIVLSGVVALTLTPALCAMILKNNHGVPKKKNLLTKGLDAFNRSFERLTGRYTGLLKKIVNVRTVTWGMLIGFCLLTWGISSTLQTGFIPAEDQGMIYGIIQAPPGSSLERTNEIAERLQKIAEKIDGISSVSALAGYEILTEGTGSNAGTCLINLKDWSERKQSAEEIIRELEEKAKDIPGATIEFFQPPAVPGYGAAGGLDLRLLDKTGTADYKKFEKVNRDFVDALQKRKELTSIFSFYSASYPQYMLKIDNDVAQQKGVTIQNAMTTLSTLVGSNYETSFIRYGRLYKVMVQAAPQYRALPEDILKLYVKNDKEEMVPMSAFMKMEKFYGLNEITRYNMFTSSAIKGAPAPGYSSGDAIKAIQEVAAQTLPRGYGIDWGGMTKDEVGRGNEAIYIFLICLIFVYMVLAAQYESFMLPFAVILSLPAGVFGSFLLVKLMGLENNIYAQVGLVMLIGLLGKNAVLIVEFAVQRHRAGDSIFNAAIEGARTRFRPILMTSFAFIAGLIPLVYATGPGAIGNRTIGTAAAGGMLFGTIFGVIVVPGLYLIFGKIAEKRKLLKNEEENPLTEEFDHNV, encoded by the coding sequence ATGTTCAGTAATATTCTTAAAAGGCCCGTCCTTTCAATTATCATATCCGTCCTAATTGTCTTTTTAGGAATATTGGGTATCACCCAGCTCCCCATCACACAGTTCCCTGCTATCTCGCCGGTGACCGTAAAGGTTTCCGCAGAGTATCCGGGTGCGAACGGTGAGCTGTTGGTAAAAACTGTAATCATTCCGCTGGAAAGAGCCATCAACGGGGTACCCGGCATGAAGTACATGACTTCTGACGCGACCAACACCGGTGAAGCGAACATCCAGATTATATTCAACCTGGGTACCGATCCAAACACGGCATCCCTGAACGTACAGAACCGTATTGCCAAGGTGTTGAACAAACTGCCACCATTGGTGATCCGTGAAGGTCTGCTCACCTCCCTCGAGCAACCTGCGATGTTGATGTACCTGAACCTGTATTCAAAAGATCCAAAGACGGATGAAAGGTTCCTGTACAACTTTGCCGATATCAACATCATGCCTGAGTTAACCCGCCTGCAGGGTGTGGGTAGCGCCCGCATTCTCGGTACACGCGAATACTCCATGCGTATCTGGCTGAAGCCTGACCGTATGCTGGCATACAAGATCTCTTCCGAAGAAGTAATGGAAGCACTGGGTAACCAGTCGCTCGAAGCTTCTCCTGGTAAAACCGGCGAAAGCTCTGGTAAAAGGTCGCAGGCTTTTGAGTATGTAATGAAATACTCCGGTCGTTTCAGTACCAAAGAAGAATATGAAAACATTGTTCTTCGTGCTAATCCAAACGGCGAATTGCTGCGTCTGAAAGATGTGGCTGACATTGAATTTGGTAGCTTGTTCTACGATATCTATTCCAACCTGAATGGCAGACCTTCTGCCGCGATCGTTGTGAAACAGTTGTATGGTAGTAATGCAAGTAAGGTGATCGAAGAAGTGAAAGCGAAACTGCAGGAACTGAAGAAAACGACTTTCCCTGCTGGTATGGATTACGCCATCAGTTATGACGTATCCAAGTTCCTCGACGCCTCTATCGAAAAGGTAATACACACACTGGTAGAAGCTTTCGTGCTGGTTGGTATTGTGGTATTTATCTTCCTGGGTGACTGGCGTTCTACATTGATCCCTACACTGGCGGTACCTGTATCGCTGGTAGGTACCTTTATCTTCATGGGTATGTTTGGTCTGACGATGAACATGATCACGCTTTTCGCACTCGTACTGGCTATCGGTATAGTGGTGGATAACGCGATTGTGGTAATGGAGGCCGTGCACGCTAAGATGGAAGAAGAACACCTCTCGCCATATATGGCTACGAAAAAAGTGGTACATGAAATTGCGGGTGCGGTAATCGCAATCACCTTCCTGATGGTGGCGGTGTTCGTGCCGGTCGCCTTCATGACAGGTCCTGTGGGCGTGTTCTACAGACAGTTTGCTATTACAATGGCGGTATCAATCGTACTCTCTGGTGTGGTGGCGTTGACACTGACACCGGCATTGTGTGCGATGATCCTGAAAAATAACCATGGTGTACCGAAGAAAAAGAACCTGTTGACGAAAGGTCTCGATGCCTTCAACAGAAGTTTCGAAAGGCTGACTGGCCGCTATACTGGTTTGCTGAAGAAGATCGTAAACGTACGCACCGTAACCTGGGGTATGCTGATCGGCTTCTGTCTGCTCACCTGGGGCATCAGTTCTACTTTGCAGACGGGTTTCATTCCGGCAGAAGACCAGGGTATGATCTATGGTATCATCCAGGCGCCTCCGGGTTCATCACTGGAACGAACAAATGAAATCGCAGAGCGCTTACAGAAGATCGCGGAGAAGATCGACGGTATCAGTTCTGTATCAGCACTGGCAGGTTATGAGATCCTGACAGAAGGTACGGGTTCCAACGCAGGTACCTGTCTGATCAACCTGAAAGACTGGTCAGAACGTAAGCAATCGGCAGAAGAGATCATCCGTGAACTGGAAGAAAAAGCCAAAGATATTCCCGGTGCTACCATTGAATTTTTCCAGCCACCAGCCGTACCTGGTTATGGTGCCGCGGGCGGCCTGGATTTACGTCTGCTGGATAAAACCGGTACTGCCGATTATAAGAAGTTTGAAAAGGTGAACAGGGATTTTGTGGATGCATTGCAGAAACGTAAAGAACTGACCTCCATCTTCTCCTTCTATAGTGCGTCTTATCCACAGTACATGCTGAAGATCGATAACGATGTAGCACAGCAGAAAGGTGTCACTATCCAGAATGCAATGACCACCCTGTCTACACTGGTAGGTAGTAACTACGAAACCAGTTTTATCCGCTACGGTCGTTTGTATAAAGTAATGGTGCAGGCGGCACCACAATATAGGGCATTGCCGGAAGACATCCTGAAGTTGTATGTAAAGAATGACAAGGAAGAAATGGTGCCGATGTCTGCATTTATGAAAATGGAGAAGTTCTATGGACTGAACGAGATCACCCGCTATAACATGTTCACCTCATCAGCTATCAAGGGGGCGCCGGCTCCGGGATATAGCAGTGGTGATGCGATCAAGGCGATACAGGAAGTGGCCGCGCAGACATTGCCAAGAGGTTATGGTATTGACTGGGGGGGGATGACAAAAGATGAAGTAGGGCGTGGTAATGAAGCGATCTACATCTTCCTGATCTGTCTGATATTCGTATACATGGTACTGGCCGCGCAGTACGAAAGCTTCATGTTGCCGTTTGCAGTGATTCTGTCACTGCCTGCAGGTGTGTTTGGTTCCTTCCTGTTGGTGAAATTAATGGGGCTGGAAAATAACATTTATGCACAGGTAGGTCTGGTGATGTTGATTGGTCTGTTAGGTAAAAATGCGGTGCTGATTGTGGAGTTTGCGGTGCAGCGACACCGGGCAGGCGATAGCATATTTAATGCGGCAATCGAAGGTGCTAGAACGCGTTTCCGTCCGATCCTGATGACCTCCTTTGCTTTCATCGCAGGTTTGATTCCGCTGGTGTATGCGACAGGTCCGGGGGCGATCGGTAACCGTACGATTGGTACGGCAGCTGCGGGTGGTATGTTATTCGGTACCATATTCGGTGTAATAGTAGTACCAGGGCTGTACCTCATCTTCGGCAAGATTGCAGAGAAACGGAAGCTGTTGAAGAATGAAGAAGAGAATCCATTAACTGAAGAATTTGACCATAATGTTTAA
- a CDS encoding efflux RND transporter periplasmic adaptor subunit has protein sequence MKRTSMLVAGLYALLCFASCKSSKKEEEKEGETKYLVTTPVKMDTSVVKEYVSQIRSFRNIELRAQEKGYLQNIFVDEGQFVKEGQLLFKIMPKVYEAELEKAQAEAQAAEIELQNTKSLADKNVVSKAELAMAQANLAKAKAELSLAKVHLAFTDIKAPFDGIIDRLPLKLGSLVDEGELLTSLSDNRQMYVYFNVSEPEYLNYEEGVKEKKGKMPVNLLMANSEVFKHTGNVETIESEFNNETGNIAFRATFPNPEGLLRHGETGKIQMVVPLKNAVVIPQKATFEIQDKHYVFIVGKDSKVKSQEITVAAEMPDLFVVGDGLSETDKILLEGVQKVRDNDKITYEFEEPAKVISHLRLKAE, from the coding sequence ATGAAGAGAACTTCAATGCTCGTCGCGGGCCTGTATGCACTGTTGTGCTTTGCAAGCTGTAAATCATCAAAGAAAGAGGAAGAAAAGGAAGGGGAAACCAAATACCTCGTTACCACTCCAGTAAAAATGGATACTTCCGTTGTAAAGGAATACGTATCTCAGATACGCTCTTTTCGTAACATCGAACTCAGGGCCCAGGAAAAAGGCTACTTACAGAACATCTTCGTAGATGAAGGTCAGTTTGTAAAAGAAGGCCAGCTCCTGTTCAAAATTATGCCCAAAGTGTATGAAGCAGAACTGGAAAAAGCGCAGGCAGAAGCCCAGGCAGCCGAAATAGAACTGCAGAATACCAAATCCCTTGCTGACAAAAATGTCGTTTCAAAAGCAGAACTGGCCATGGCGCAGGCTAACCTGGCCAAAGCAAAAGCAGAACTGTCCCTGGCCAAAGTACACCTGGCATTTACCGACATCAAAGCTCCCTTTGATGGTATCATCGACCGCCTGCCACTGAAACTGGGTAGCCTGGTAGATGAAGGTGAACTGCTCACCAGCCTCTCTGACAACCGCCAGATGTATGTGTACTTCAACGTATCTGAACCTGAATACCTGAACTATGAAGAAGGTGTGAAAGAGAAAAAAGGCAAGATGCCGGTGAACCTGCTCATGGCAAACAGCGAAGTGTTCAAACACACCGGCAACGTTGAAACCATCGAAAGTGAATTCAACAACGAAACAGGTAACATCGCTTTCCGTGCTACTTTCCCTAATCCTGAAGGACTGCTCAGACACGGAGAAACCGGTAAAATACAGATGGTTGTACCGCTGAAAAACGCCGTTGTGATTCCGCAGAAAGCAACGTTCGAAATACAGGACAAACACTATGTATTCATCGTTGGCAAGGATAGCAAAGTAAAATCACAGGAAATCACTGTAGCTGCTGAAATGCCTGACCTGTTTGTAGTAGGAGACGGACTGTCCGAAACTGACAAAATACTGCTCGAAGGTGTGCAGAAGGTGAGAGACAACGACAAGATCACCTACGAGTTTGAGGAACCAGCTAAAGTAATCTCGCATCTGAGACTGAAGGCTGAATAG
- a CDS encoding TonB-dependent receptor produces MRSILLLISALLILCTGVLSANDLDGNGTIKGKIVTTDGKPAGLVTVVLKGTKKSTITEDDGTFVLNNVKPGTYTLQVRLVGYSTKEETVTVSSDATAQVTMTLEVSDTQLQEVEIATGRAKFGKKESDQVARLPIKNLENPQVYSSISKELLKEQVITNFDDALKNTPGLTKLWSSTGRPSDGAGYFSIRGFAVQPTMINGVPGLTNGGIDPANVERIEVIKGPSSTLFGSSYISFGGLLNIVTKRPYDHFGGEVGYTIGGFGLSRFTADVNAPLNDDKSAILRLNAAYHTEGSFQDAGFKKSFFIAPSLAFKANDRLSFLLNAEIYNSEATNTMMLFLNRSRQLIARTPEQLHMNFNKSYTSNDLTYKNPTVNFYGQANYKISNSWTSQTNLSRSSRKSDGYYSYIMFLDAGAVAPSDSLASRYAYYQNSTTLTTDIQQNFIGDFRIGKMRNRVVLGLDFNDQSTTNNNSASPRFDIVDVTNPKDASYGTLSRAAVDAKIAGSTGSKNGNSSQVYSAYVSDVFNITDALLVMASVRVDRFESKGSTNYLTSTTTGKYGQTAVSPKFGIVYQVVKERVSVFANYMNGFKNVASVNNYGIPGYPDVLKPQQANQWEGGVKLDVLDHKLGFTASYYDIKVSNTSLSQTVTYQDSAYNVTVQNGTQASKGVELELAANPVPGLNIITGYSYNDSKMTKAYYYQEGRRPVSAGPNTLVNLWASYTFVKGDLKGLGAGFGGNYASDNVITNDSRTGRFTLPAYTVLNATVFYNAAKYRLALKVDNVANKEYFTGWTTLEKQMPRRLAASFAYKF; encoded by the coding sequence ATGAGATCTATTCTATTACTTATTTCAGCATTACTGATACTATGTACCGGCGTATTGTCCGCCAATGATTTAGATGGAAATGGTACCATTAAAGGGAAAATTGTTACCACCGACGGTAAGCCAGCAGGTCTGGTGACGGTAGTGTTAAAAGGTACCAAAAAATCTACCATTACTGAAGATGACGGTACTTTTGTACTGAACAATGTAAAGCCGGGTACTTATACCCTACAGGTAAGACTGGTAGGTTACAGTACGAAGGAGGAAACGGTGACCGTATCTTCTGATGCTACCGCACAGGTAACAATGACCCTGGAGGTTTCTGATACCCAGCTGCAGGAGGTAGAAATTGCTACCGGCCGTGCGAAGTTTGGTAAAAAGGAGTCTGACCAGGTAGCGCGGTTGCCGATAAAGAACCTGGAAAATCCACAGGTATATAGTTCAATTTCTAAAGAATTGTTGAAAGAGCAGGTGATCACCAACTTCGACGATGCGTTGAAGAACACGCCGGGTCTGACTAAATTATGGTCATCTACCGGTCGTCCGAGTGATGGCGCGGGTTACTTCTCAATCAGGGGTTTTGCAGTACAGCCTACGATGATCAATGGTGTACCAGGTTTGACAAATGGTGGCATTGATCCTGCGAATGTGGAAAGAATTGAAGTGATCAAAGGCCCAAGCAGTACTTTGTTTGGTAGCAGCTATATTTCTTTTGGTGGTTTGTTGAATATTGTAACAAAGCGTCCTTATGATCATTTTGGTGGTGAGGTTGGTTATACCATTGGTGGTTTTGGCCTGAGCCGTTTTACTGCTGATGTAAATGCGCCGCTGAATGATGATAAATCTGCCATATTGCGTTTGAATGCTGCTTATCATACAGAAGGTAGTTTCCAGGATGCGGGTTTTAAGAAGTCTTTCTTTATTGCGCCAAGCCTGGCATTTAAAGCGAATGATCGTTTGTCATTCCTGCTCAATGCGGAAATTTATAATAGCGAGGCGACAAATACCATGATGTTGTTCCTGAACCGTAGCCGTCAGCTGATAGCGAGAACGCCGGAGCAACTGCATATGAATTTCAATAAATCTTATACCAGTAATGATCTGACCTATAAGAACCCTACTGTAAATTTCTATGGTCAGGCGAATTATAAGATCTCTAATAGCTGGACTTCACAGACGAATTTGTCAAGAAGTTCCCGTAAGAGTGATGGGTATTATTCTTACATAATGTTCCTGGATGCAGGAGCTGTTGCACCAAGTGATTCACTGGCCAGCCGTTATGCTTACTACCAGAACTCTACTACGTTGACGACTGATATTCAGCAGAACTTTATTGGTGATTTCAGGATTGGCAAAATGCGTAATCGTGTGGTATTGGGTCTGGACTTTAATGATCAGAGTACGACTAATAACAATAGTGCATCTCCAAGATTTGATATCGTAGATGTTACCAACCCTAAAGATGCAAGCTATGGCACACTGAGCAGGGCGGCAGTGGATGCAAAGATTGCAGGTAGTACCGGTTCAAAAAATGGCAACAGTTCACAGGTGTATAGTGCATATGTGTCTGATGTGTTCAACATCACAGATGCGTTGCTGGTAATGGCGAGTGTACGTGTAGACCGTTTTGAAAGCAAAGGAAGCACGAACTATTTAACCAGTACAACTACCGGTAAATATGGTCAGACAGCGGTATCTCCTAAATTTGGTATCGTGTATCAGGTAGTGAAAGAGCGGGTGAGTGTATTTGCTAACTATATGAATGGTTTCAAAAACGTAGCATCAGTTAATAACTATGGTATTCCGGGTTATCCTGATGTGTTGAAACCACAGCAGGCGAATCAGTGGGAAGGTGGTGTGAAACTGGATGTACTGGATCACAAACTTGGTTTTACAGCGAGCTACTATGATATTAAGGTAAGCAATACGAGTCTTTCACAGACAGTGACGTATCAGGACTCCGCGTATAATGTAACTGTACAAAATGGTACACAGGCAAGTAAGGGTGTAGAGCTGGAACTGGCGGCGAATCCGGTACCGGGGTTGAACATTATTACAGGTTATAGCTATAATGATAGTAAGATGACGAAAGCGTATTATTACCAGGAAGGAAGAAGGCCGGTATCTGCGGGTCCGAATACACTGGTGAACCTGTGGGCGAGTTATACTTTTGTGAAGGGAGATCTGAAAGGATTAGGAGCTGGTTTTGGAGGTAACTATGCGAGTGATAATGTAATTACGAATGATAGCAGAACTGGTAGATTTACGCTGCCTGCTTATACTGTGCTGAATGCAACCGTGTTCTATAATGCGGCGAAGTATCGGCTGGCATTGAAGGTGGACAATGTGGCGAATAAAGAGTATTTCACTGGATGGACTACTTTGGAGAAGCAGATGCCGAGGAGATTGGCAGCAAGTTTTGCGTATAAGTTTTAA